A stretch of the Veillonella parvula DSM 2008 genome encodes the following:
- a CDS encoding SAP domain-containing protein, with amino-acid sequence MKECRPKFDEITSFDEFKKYYWYRDELSQICKSLGLEYRGIKQELNHIIEQYFKGNLIKKSSIKNRKKQVENITLDTPLLECNFSFNTKFREYFSDLIGVSRFKFNADMATAWRKVKSEKNISFTIGDLLKVYYGESDYAKYDNSACQWNQFFKDFCADECSGNYSNKLKVASIIWKEVRDSKNEKIYSKDLLSEYAYKLEAYRK; translated from the coding sequence TTGAAAGAGTGTAGACCTAAGTTTGATGAAATTACATCATTTGATGAATTTAAAAAATATTATTGGTATCGTGATGAACTTTCACAAATATGTAAATCATTAGGATTAGAATATAGGGGAATAAAACAAGAACTCAATCATATTATTGAGCAGTACTTTAAAGGCAATTTAATTAAAAAATCATCAATAAAAAATAGAAAAAAACAAGTGGAAAATATTACTTTAGATACACCATTACTTGAATGTAATTTTTCTTTTAATACGAAGTTTAGAGAATATTTTTCTGATTTAATAGGTGTTTCACGATTTAAATTTAATGCTGATATGGCTACTGCTTGGAGAAAAGTAAAAAGTGAAAAAAATATTAGCTTTACCATTGGAGATTTGCTGAAAGTATATTATGGTGAATCAGATTATGCAAAGTATGACAATTCGGCTTGTCAATGGAATCAATTTTTTAAGGATTTTTGTGCAGACGAATGTAGTGGCAATTATTCGAATAAATTAAAAGTAGCATCTATTATTTGGAAAGAAGTTAGAGATTCAAAAAATGAAAAAATCTATTCAAAGGATCTTTTAAGTGAATATGCATATAAATTAGAAGCGTATCGCAAGTAG
- a CDS encoding MFS transporter, with protein sequence MNSSTLEPQSGDINFKDFTKRRMLHVVLPLFIVSIIAFLDRVNIAYAGLTMKENLPWLTPEVFGMGAGIFFIGYVLFEVPASLIAARCNAMHWVARIMFSWGLVCILMTTMTTELEFYVYRFLLGLCEASLYPVIYSLLIPNWFLPKERAKAISLMLTSLLFSNIIGGPLAGILLDTTFFGLHGWRTLFIVEAIPAVIFAFIFAFWMKERPEHASWVTDVEKVYIKAELEKEEQQKQAVKKYTTWQALKDPKVLRLALIYFLWVIGFWGFSFWMPQVLKSLSGWPPSVVAWSIAIPMTAALLVQIYCGYSSEKRNEKRWHVATTLFIGTIGFLATPHSLSPEVSLFFICLTAVGVYGGMGVWWTMPTTFLSGAAAAGAMGLINSSGNMGGWVGPYMLGFINGHTGSFAYGYYVMGACMFLAGLLILTLPKSMEHKED encoded by the coding sequence ATGAACTCATCTACACTAGAGCCTCAAAGTGGGGACATCAATTTCAAAGATTTTACGAAACGTCGTATGCTTCACGTAGTCTTACCATTGTTTATTGTTTCTATTATTGCCTTCTTAGATCGTGTTAATATTGCTTATGCAGGCTTGACTATGAAGGAGAATTTACCGTGGTTGACGCCAGAAGTATTTGGTATGGGGGCAGGCATTTTCTTTATTGGTTATGTTTTGTTTGAAGTGCCTGCATCTTTAATTGCAGCTCGTTGTAATGCTATGCATTGGGTGGCGCGTATCATGTTTAGTTGGGGTCTCGTATGTATTCTTATGACGACGATGACCACTGAGTTGGAATTTTATGTTTATCGATTTTTACTTGGTCTATGTGAGGCTTCTTTATATCCTGTAATTTATTCATTACTTATTCCAAATTGGTTCTTGCCAAAGGAGCGTGCGAAGGCGATCTCTTTGATGTTGACGTCTTTATTGTTCTCTAACATCATTGGTGGGCCATTGGCAGGTATTTTATTGGATACAACGTTCTTTGGTCTACATGGTTGGCGTACACTCTTTATCGTTGAAGCTATTCCTGCTGTGATCTTTGCGTTCATTTTCGCATTCTGGATGAAAGAGCGTCCTGAACATGCATCTTGGGTAACTGATGTAGAAAAGGTATATATTAAAGCCGAGCTTGAAAAAGAAGAGCAACAAAAGCAAGCGGTAAAGAAATATACTACTTGGCAAGCGTTGAAAGACCCAAAAGTATTGCGCCTAGCGTTAATCTATTTCTTGTGGGTTATTGGTTTCTGGGGCTTTAGTTTTTGGATGCCTCAAGTTCTTAAAAGCTTATCTGGATGGCCACCAAGTGTGGTAGCGTGGTCTATTGCTATTCCAATGACAGCAGCCTTACTTGTACAAATATACTGTGGTTACTCTTCTGAAAAGCGCAATGAAAAACGTTGGCACGTTGCTACTACATTGTTCATTGGTACTATTGGTTTCTTAGCAACACCACACAGTCTGTCTCCAGAAGTTAGCTTATTCTTTATATGCTTAACTGCAGTAGGTGTTTACGGTGGTATGGGTGTATGGTGGACCATGCCAACAACCTTCTTATCTGGCGCTGCTGCAGCGGGGGCGATGGGACTCATTAACTCTTCAGGTAACATGGGGGGCTGGGTAGGTCCTTATATGCTTGGATTCATCAATGGTCACACAGGTAGCTTTGCTTATGGCTACTATGTAATGGGGGCTTGTATGTTCCTTGCTGGTCTATTAATTTTGACACTTCCAAAATCTATGGAGCATAAAGAGGATTAA
- a CDS encoding cupin domain-containing protein, with amino-acid sequence MSDQRVFDMELVKVESLEKAVKTPFYQTDSTGGSIWVIKAGQTLPKHYHHNSDDIWVILQGKGVFYPTPDTEVPFTKGQVIVSKKGECHGAKNTGTEDVIFVSIVAPVPADYDPVSTN; translated from the coding sequence ATGAGTGATCAACGTGTTTTTGATATGGAACTCGTGAAAGTTGAAAGTTTGGAGAAAGCTGTTAAGACACCATTTTATCAAACTGATTCCACAGGTGGCTCAATATGGGTTATTAAAGCTGGTCAAACCTTACCAAAGCATTACCATCATAACTCTGATGATATATGGGTTATATTGCAAGGCAAGGGGGTATTTTATCCAACGCCGGATACGGAGGTGCCTTTTACAAAGGGGCAAGTTATAGTATCTAAAAAGGGTGAATGTCATGGTGCAAAAAATACTGGAACAGAAGATGTCATCTTTGTGAGTATCGTCGCTCCTGTGCCTGCTGATTATGATCCTGTTAGTACTAATTAA
- a CDS encoding DUF4261 domain-containing protein — protein MSQVFKQDLTDTSVRPGGIFFVELLMPKQCDMPDRDTMIEIFTKHLGPVDCFDHRRESAGFAPQNYKVHYEDTDADISPTLMVTDCEKIDKPVLDDFERSQVWDCPNVDELLTECQYRVFATDMLASGLEAKERADMLVKYVDALLELYPSCKAVVFGPSRKFLSRESIENHSDKAVTRFIYYAVNVRYFSIQGTNDMMVDSVGMSTLFLPDLQYHFHGVDPNHVVFHAYNVLNYIFEHDNIIGDGGTIAGLQNGEMNQDIQWKVQYEDSLSHPVREVLDINMGEYESGTR, from the coding sequence ATGAGCCAAGTTTTTAAACAAGATTTAACAGATACTTCAGTCCGACCAGGTGGTATTTTTTTCGTTGAGTTATTAATGCCGAAGCAGTGTGATATGCCTGATCGGGATACAATGATAGAGATATTTACGAAGCATCTAGGACCTGTTGATTGTTTTGATCACCGTCGTGAGTCTGCTGGTTTTGCTCCTCAGAATTATAAGGTGCATTACGAGGATACTGATGCAGATATTTCACCGACGTTAATGGTGACGGATTGTGAGAAAATCGATAAGCCTGTATTAGATGATTTTGAACGTAGTCAGGTGTGGGATTGTCCCAATGTGGATGAGTTGTTGACAGAGTGTCAATACAGGGTGTTTGCTACGGATATGTTAGCCTCTGGTTTAGAGGCTAAAGAACGGGCCGATATGCTAGTGAAATATGTAGATGCACTGTTGGAGCTATATCCATCTTGTAAAGCTGTTGTATTTGGTCCATCTCGTAAGTTCTTAAGTCGTGAATCGATTGAAAATCATTCAGATAAAGCGGTAACTCGTTTTATTTATTATGCTGTAAATGTACGTTATTTTAGTATTCAAGGTACCAATGATATGATGGTAGATTCTGTGGGTATGAGTACATTATTTTTACCTGATTTACAGTATCACTTTCACGGTGTAGATCCTAATCATGTAGTATTTCATGCTTATAATGTGTTGAATTATATTTTCGAACATGATAATATAATAGGTGATGGGGGAACCATTGCGGGGTTACAAAATGGCGAGATGAATCAGGATATTCAGTGGAAAGTACAATATGAGGATTCTCTAAGTCACCCGGTTCGAGAGGTTCTAGATATTAATATGGGAGAATATGAATCGGGCACTCGCTAG
- the citF gene encoding citrate lyase subunit alpha yields MLNKVGRDIPTNIPALEGREVYQGEFAIEPKAHRAGKPVHMSRVGTNKVLASIDEAIEKAGVKDGMTLSFHHHLRNGDYVMKMVMERVQAKGIKDITIASSSLSPCHEFLVEMIQDGTVTAIETSGLRDRLGKFLTQNPGVLKRPVVIRSHGGRARAIESGEVHIDVAFMGAPTADPRGNATGRMGKSACGALGYAKVDSHYADTTVIITDNLVDYVHNYAIPQTDVDYVVEVESIGDPEGIASGAVGFTKNPIQIKIAELAGEFLDQAGIIKDGFVFQLGAGGAPLTVAKFIAEKLRKRGEVGGFAIGGATGILTGMLEEGLIRAIYDTQTFDTTAAASLDKNPAHIEMSASMYANPWTDCTTNYLDVVFLGATEIDLDFNVNVMTDSNGVLMGASGGHSDTAAGAKCTVITCPLIRGRLPMIRDKVATVITPGSSVDVLVTEYGIAINPARTDLIERFKDSNLPIYTIEELQQLAFDLVGKPVDIPVSDKDEDIVAIVEYRDGSILDVVRKPL; encoded by the coding sequence ATGTTAAATAAAGTAGGTCGCGATATCCCAACAAATATCCCAGCACTAGAAGGTCGCGAAGTATATCAAGGTGAATTCGCAATCGAACCTAAAGCTCATCGCGCAGGTAAACCTGTACACATGAGCCGTGTTGGTACAAATAAAGTACTTGCTTCTATCGATGAAGCAATCGAAAAAGCTGGCGTAAAAGATGGTATGACATTGTCCTTCCATCATCATTTGCGCAATGGCGACTATGTAATGAAAATGGTTATGGAACGCGTACAAGCAAAAGGGATTAAAGACATTACTATCGCGTCTTCTTCCTTGTCCCCATGCCATGAGTTCTTGGTAGAAATGATTCAAGACGGCACTGTAACAGCTATTGAAACATCTGGCTTGCGCGATCGTCTTGGTAAATTCTTAACTCAAAACCCAGGAGTATTGAAACGCCCTGTAGTGATTCGTTCTCATGGTGGTCGTGCTCGTGCTATCGAATCTGGTGAAGTTCATATCGACGTAGCTTTTATGGGTGCTCCTACAGCTGACCCACGTGGCAATGCTACTGGTCGTATGGGTAAATCCGCATGTGGTGCTCTTGGCTATGCTAAAGTTGACTCCCACTATGCAGACACAACTGTTATCATCACTGATAACTTAGTTGACTATGTACACAACTATGCAATTCCTCAAACTGACGTAGATTATGTTGTTGAGGTTGAAAGCATTGGTGATCCAGAAGGTATCGCTTCTGGTGCAGTAGGTTTCACTAAAAACCCTATCCAAATCAAAATTGCTGAACTAGCTGGTGAATTCCTTGACCAAGCTGGCATCATCAAAGACGGTTTCGTATTCCAATTGGGCGCTGGTGGTGCTCCATTGACTGTAGCGAAATTCATCGCTGAAAAACTTCGCAAACGCGGTGAAGTAGGTGGATTTGCTATTGGTGGCGCTACTGGTATCTTGACCGGTATGCTTGAAGAAGGCTTGATTCGTGCTATTTACGATACTCAAACATTCGATACTACTGCAGCTGCATCTTTGGATAAAAACCCTGCACATATCGAAATGTCCGCTTCCATGTACGCTAACCCATGGACTGACTGCACTACAAACTACCTAGACGTAGTATTCCTTGGTGCTACTGAAATCGACCTTGATTTCAACGTAAACGTAATGACTGACTCTAACGGTGTATTGATGGGCGCTTCTGGCGGTCACTCCGATACAGCAGCAGGTGCTAAATGTACAGTTATTACTTGCCCATTGATCCGCGGTCGTTTGCCAATGATCCGTGACAAAGTAGCAACTGTAATTACACCAGGCTCTTCCGTTGACGTTCTCGTTACTGAATACGGTATCGCCATCAACCCAGCTCGCACTGATTTGATTGAACGCTTCAAAGATAGCAACTTGCCTATCTACACAATTGAAGAATTACAACAATTAGCATTCGACTTAGTAGGTAAACCAGTAGACATTCCTGTGTCTGACAAAGACGAAGATATCGTGGCAATCGTAGAATACCGCGATGGTTCCATCCTTGACGTGGTTCGCAAACCTCTATAA
- a CDS encoding HpcH/HpaI aldolase/citrate lyase family protein: MANDKTFPEVKTNPLTEAAKKRLSRSMMFVPGNTPKMINSADIHGADSIMIDIEDSVPITEKDTARLLTAEALKSRKFRAETVVRINHPTQTPYGYDDLDVIVPAKPDMIRLPKTEDVSEVEIVAKKIEEVEKANGWPEGTINIIVAIESVRGLYNVREICHGPRVVAIALGAEDYRADLRTGKHKPAVELLFARQTILHAAREAGIRVIDTVFSDVKDPQGFREEVEFIKALGYDGKSCIHPSQIKIIHEVFTPDEKEIAHSVKVLNSYADALRNNKGVISVDGKMIDGPIVVRAQRVVDKARAAGIKVELEEGAEYDVK, encoded by the coding sequence ATGGCTAACGATAAAACATTCCCAGAAGTTAAAACAAACCCATTAACAGAGGCTGCTAAAAAACGTTTGTCTCGTTCCATGATGTTCGTACCAGGTAATACACCTAAAATGATTAACAGTGCAGATATTCACGGTGCTGACTCCATCATGATCGATATCGAAGATTCCGTGCCAATTACAGAAAAAGACACAGCTCGTCTTTTAACTGCAGAAGCATTGAAATCCCGTAAATTCCGTGCAGAAACAGTTGTTCGTATCAACCATCCTACACAAACTCCTTATGGCTATGACGATCTTGATGTCATCGTTCCAGCTAAACCTGATATGATTCGTTTACCTAAAACTGAAGATGTTTCTGAAGTTGAAATCGTAGCGAAGAAAATTGAAGAAGTAGAAAAAGCTAACGGCTGGCCAGAAGGTACAATCAATATTATCGTAGCTATCGAATCCGTTCGTGGCTTATACAATGTTCGTGAAATCTGCCACGGCCCTCGCGTAGTTGCTATCGCTCTTGGCGCTGAAGACTATCGTGCAGACCTTCGCACAGGTAAACATAAACCAGCTGTTGAATTGTTGTTCGCTCGTCAAACAATCCTTCATGCAGCACGCGAAGCAGGTATCCGCGTAATCGATACTGTATTCTCCGATGTGAAAGACCCTCAAGGCTTCCGCGAAGAAGTTGAATTTATTAAAGCTTTGGGGTATGATGGCAAATCTTGTATCCACCCAAGCCAAATCAAAATTATCCACGAAGTATTCACTCCTGACGAAAAAGAAATCGCTCATTCCGTTAAGGTATTGAACAGCTATGCAGATGCATTGCGCAACAATAAAGGCGTAATCTCCGTAGATGGTAAAATGATCGATGGTCCTATCGTAGTTCGTGCACAACGCGTAGTTGATAAAGCGCGTGCAGCAGGCATTAAAGTTGAATTAGAGGAAGGAGCAGAATACGATGTTAAATAA
- the citD gene encoding citrate lyase acyl carrier protein, with protein sequence MAQLVKAAQAGFDEKNDALVTVEPIASGIEIELTSKVIRQYGDQIKSVILNTVKEAGYDGVKVIVQDKNAWDYTIKARVLGALERGSKA encoded by the coding sequence ATGGCACAATTAGTAAAAGCTGCGCAAGCTGGCTTCGACGAAAAAAATGATGCATTAGTAACGGTTGAACCGATTGCTAGCGGTATCGAAATTGAATTAACATCCAAAGTTATCCGCCAATACGGCGACCAAATTAAATCCGTTATCTTGAACACAGTGAAAGAAGCTGGTTATGATGGCGTAAAAGTAATCGTACAAGATAAAAATGCTTGGGATTACACAATTAAAGCTCGCGTATTAGGTGCATTGGAAAGGGGGAGCAAAGCATAA
- a CDS encoding DASS family sodium-coupled anion symporter gives MKDKLWRIGLMVAIVAFMWFGGTPEGLKPEVWKLFGIYLATIVGLVLKPFPVPITVLLGVATSSVLLNNTKDVLVGYSNTALWLIFAAFALSVAFGKTGLGHRIAYYLVRAFGSTTLRLGYVTAFLDMILSPATPSNTARAAGIVYPINLSIAEAVGSYPGETAKKAGAYLLQNGYFATKVTSFFFATAMAPNLLALDFITKLTGVTLNWAQWALAMFVPGFIMLMLIPLIGYMYERPSVKDIDNKKIAADGLAELGPMKASEKGLIAIALLAIVGWILPTFDVTLNATAVAIVAMLATFVFGIITWDDLLKTKAAWNTLIWFGGILGLSSALTKGKFFEWLAKYLETHMNFGLDPFMMLILISIVSVAVRYFFASGTAYISAMLPVFLILGVNAGVDPTLLAFILIGTNSYGGSVTHYGAAPGPIIFSAGYNNVKDWWTVGLISALVCLVLNYVIGIPWWKITGFM, from the coding sequence ATGAAAGACAAATTATGGCGCATTGGCCTTATGGTTGCCATCGTCGCATTTATGTGGTTCGGTGGCACACCTGAAGGCCTCAAACCAGAAGTATGGAAATTATTTGGTATTTATTTAGCTACTATCGTGGGATTGGTATTAAAACCATTCCCAGTTCCTATTACAGTATTATTAGGTGTTGCTACATCTTCTGTTTTATTGAACAATACAAAAGACGTATTGGTTGGTTACAGTAATACAGCATTGTGGTTGATCTTCGCAGCCTTCGCTTTATCCGTTGCATTCGGTAAAACTGGCCTTGGTCACCGCATTGCGTACTACTTGGTTCGCGCTTTTGGTAGTACAACACTTCGTCTTGGTTATGTAACTGCATTCCTTGATATGATCTTATCTCCTGCAACACCATCCAACACAGCTCGTGCGGCAGGTATCGTATATCCAATCAACTTGTCCATCGCTGAAGCAGTTGGTTCTTACCCAGGTGAGACTGCTAAAAAAGCAGGTGCTTACCTATTACAGAATGGTTACTTTGCAACTAAAGTAACATCCTTCTTCTTTGCGACAGCAATGGCGCCAAACTTATTGGCTTTAGACTTCATTACTAAATTGACTGGTGTAACTTTAAACTGGGCTCAATGGGCATTAGCTATGTTCGTACCTGGTTTCATCATGTTAATGCTTATCCCACTTATTGGCTACATGTATGAACGTCCAAGTGTAAAAGACATCGACAACAAGAAAATTGCTGCTGACGGTTTGGCGGAATTAGGACCTATGAAAGCGTCCGAAAAAGGTCTTATCGCTATCGCACTTCTTGCAATCGTAGGCTGGATTCTTCCTACTTTTGATGTTACTCTTAATGCAACAGCAGTTGCTATCGTAGCGATGCTTGCTACATTCGTATTTGGTATTATTACTTGGGATGATTTGCTCAAAACTAAAGCTGCTTGGAACACATTGATTTGGTTTGGTGGTATCTTGGGCTTATCCTCTGCATTGACTAAAGGTAAATTCTTCGAATGGTTGGCTAAATACTTAGAAACTCACATGAACTTCGGTTTAGATCCATTCATGATGCTTATCCTTATCTCCATTGTTTCCGTTGCGGTTCGTTACTTCTTCGCATCTGGTACTGCATACATCTCCGCGATGCTTCCAGTATTCTTGATTTTAGGTGTTAACGCAGGCGTGGATCCTACATTACTTGCTTTCATCTTGATCGGCACAAACTCCTATGGTGGTTCCGTAACTCACTACGGTGCTGCTCCTGGTCCAATCATCTTCTCCGCTGGTTACAACAACGTAAAAGATTGGTGGACAGTTGGTTTGATTTCCGCTTTAGTATGTTTAGTATTGAACTACGTAATCGGTATCCCTTGGTGGAAAATCACTGGTTTCATGTAA
- a CDS encoding LysR family transcriptional regulator produces the protein MDDREWQTFVTVVDEGNITRAAEKLFLSQPALSYRLRHIEKALGHSLLLRTAEGIALTAQGEIFYDYCKRMMQEQEALENAMNSASGKIQGTLKIASSINFADYELPALLRSFREQYPDVHIQVKTAFSHQVVKMFNTGDCMVAFARGGYDVSGKSELLLAEPYCLVYKELVPPESLVKVPFINYQTDASVANIIETWCAEHFDEPPSVAMDVNSMSTCRHFVRAGLGWSILTYMGLGSCKDKDIYVSPLRSKNGEYITRDTNMVYTKDAENLVVVKTFIEYVRNYYKEHTVVDDSIFREYKA, from the coding sequence ATGGACGATAGAGAATGGCAAACCTTTGTTACTGTTGTGGATGAAGGCAATATTACAAGGGCTGCAGAAAAATTATTTTTATCGCAACCAGCATTGAGCTATCGGTTGCGTCATATAGAAAAAGCCTTGGGCCATTCTCTGTTGTTGCGGACTGCTGAAGGGATTGCCCTCACGGCACAAGGCGAAATTTTTTATGATTACTGCAAGCGAATGATGCAAGAACAAGAGGCTTTGGAGAATGCTATGAATTCCGCTTCTGGCAAGATTCAAGGGACCTTGAAAATCGCGTCATCTATTAACTTTGCAGACTATGAACTACCGGCTTTATTGAGATCTTTCCGGGAACAATATCCTGATGTTCACATTCAAGTGAAGACTGCTTTCAGTCATCAAGTTGTAAAGATGTTTAATACCGGTGACTGTATGGTCGCCTTTGCTCGTGGTGGTTATGACGTGTCTGGCAAGTCTGAATTGTTACTAGCAGAACCATATTGTTTAGTATATAAAGAATTAGTGCCACCTGAATCCTTGGTAAAAGTACCATTCATTAATTATCAAACAGATGCATCGGTGGCAAATATTATCGAAACTTGGTGTGCAGAACATTTTGATGAGCCTCCAAGTGTGGCGATGGATGTAAACTCTATGAGTACTTGTCGCCATTTTGTTCGTGCTGGCCTTGGTTGGTCTATCTTGACCTATATGGGACTTGGATCCTGTAAGGATAAAGATATCTATGTGAGTCCATTGCGTAGCAAAAATGGTGAATATATCACCCGTGATACTAATATGGTGTACACAAAAGATGCGGAAAACTTGGTTGTGGTAAAAACATTTATCGAATATGTTCGCAATTACTACAAAGAACATACCGTGGTGGATGACAGTATATTTAGAGAATATAAAGCATAG
- a CDS encoding Bax inhibitor-1/YccA family protein, which produces MNPYNVTGPTAAEVAQVESIVSQRLKGSFLWMVVGLLTTIGVGFAALVNPNWLRFAYQNFNIILLVELGVVFLFSARAYSANVMTLRGMFFLYSALNGLTLTLVSLRYNVFDVVIPALIGTLAFFIGFAVVGATTKRNLSSLTPYVMAALFGMIIVSLVMMGARFFNWTVLSGFSDTVSLVLGYVGVVVFSIFTAIDVNRIKNNVTQVALMEDETILDRIEITGALSLYLDFINLFLSLLRIFGNKR; this is translated from the coding sequence ATGAATCCATATAATGTAACAGGACCTACTGCAGCTGAGGTTGCACAGGTTGAAAGTATCGTATCCCAACGATTAAAAGGCTCTTTCTTGTGGATGGTTGTAGGCTTACTTACAACTATTGGTGTTGGCTTTGCTGCATTAGTGAATCCAAATTGGTTACGCTTTGCGTATCAAAACTTTAATATTATTTTATTAGTAGAGCTTGGTGTGGTATTTCTTTTTAGTGCTCGTGCATATTCTGCTAATGTAATGACGTTACGTGGTATGTTCTTCCTCTATAGTGCTTTGAATGGCCTCACATTGACCTTGGTATCCTTGCGATACAATGTGTTTGATGTTGTTATTCCGGCGTTAATAGGTACTCTTGCTTTCTTCATTGGCTTTGCAGTGGTAGGGGCTACAACTAAGCGTAATTTATCATCCCTTACACCATATGTGATGGCGGCATTGTTCGGCATGATCATCGTATCCTTGGTGATGATGGGGGCCCGCTTCTTTAACTGGACTGTACTCAGTGGCTTTAGTGATACTGTTAGTTTAGTTCTAGGTTATGTAGGTGTTGTAGTATTCTCTATCTTTACAGCTATCGATGTGAACCGCATTAAAAATAATGTGACACAAGTGGCGCTCATGGAGGATGAAACAATTTTAGACCGCATTGAAATCACTGGTGCTTTGAGCCTTTATTTAGATTTCATTAACTTATTCTTATCCTTATTACGCATCTTTGGTAATAAGCGATAA